Genomic window (Geoalkalibacter ferrihydriticus DSM 17813):
TGATCAGGTATGTTAATCAGTTTAGTAAGTCGCATGAAGTTAATCTCTTGTAATCTCATGGAGTTTTCAAAAATGCTAGCAGCCATCAGGGAAGACATCAAGGCGGTATTCGACAGAGATCCGGCAGTGCGCAGTGTTGCAGAAGTTATCTTTTGCTATCCCGGGTTTCATGCCATGTTGTTTTATCGCATCGCCCATTCACTGTGGATGCGCAAGTTCTATTTTCTTGGGCGTTTCATCTCTCACCTCGGACGATTTTTCACGGGAATCGAGATTCATCCCGGTGCCCGTATCGGGCGGGGGTTTTTCATCGACCACGGTATGGGTGTGGTCATCGGGGAGACGGCGGAGATCGGCAACAACTGCACTCTTTACCATGGGGTGACCCTGGGGGGTACCTCCTGGGCCAAGGAAAAACGCCATCCCACCCTGGGTGACAACGTC
Coding sequences:
- the cysE gene encoding serine O-acetyltransferase, with protein sequence MKLISCNLMEFSKMLAAIREDIKAVFDRDPAVRSVAEVIFCYPGFHAMLFYRIAHSLWMRKFYFLGRFISHLGRFFTGIEIHPGARIGRGFFIDHGMGVVIGETAEIGNNCTLYHGVTLGGTSWAKEKRHPTLGDNVIIGSGAKVLGPFTVGDNSKIGSNSVVVKEVPPNSTVVGVPGRMVMSGGRKIEERADLEHDKLPDPEAKAISCLFDQLRALERKVKELSARLEDGVDVSGEDQASESPDAQEKKVAG